The Molothrus ater isolate BHLD 08-10-18 breed brown headed cowbird chromosome 29, BPBGC_Mater_1.1, whole genome shotgun sequence nucleotide sequence AAGTCATCATCAGCTCTGGCGGTGGAGGAGGTGGATCCTGCTGCAGCGGGGGCTCCTCTGGATATGGGATGGGAGGGGGATACTGTGGTGGCTCTTCAGGATCAAAGAGCATCATTGGAGGGGGAAGCAGCGGAGGATATTCAGGTTGTGGCATGGGAGGAGGGTACGGTGGTGGCTCTTCAGGATCAAAGAGCATCATTGTAGGTGGAGGTAGTGGAGGTTCCTCTGGATGCTGCAGTGGGGGCTCCTCCAGCTATGGAATGGGTGGAGGATATGGTGGATCTTCAGGATCAAAGAGCATCATTGTAGGTGGAGGTAGTGGAGGTTCCTCTGGATGCTGCAGTGGGGGCTCCTCCAGCTATGGAATGGGTGGAGGATATGGTGGTGGATCTTCAGGATCAAAGAGCATCATTGGAGGGGGAAGCAGTGGAGGTTCCTCTGGATGCTGCAGTGGAGGATCCAGCTATGGCATGGGTGGAGGATATGGTGGATCTTCAGGATCAAAGAGCATCATTGGAGGGGGAAGCAGTGGAGGGTCCTCTGGATGGTGCAGTGGAGGATCCAGCTATGGCATGGGTGGAGGGTACAGTGGTGGATCCTCAGGATCAAAAACCATCATTGTAGGGGGAGGTAGTGGAGGTTCCTCTGGATACTGTGGCGGAGGATCTTCAGGTTATGGCATGGGTGGAGAATGTGGCGGTGTGTCTTCAGGAACCAAGATCATAATGGGAGAGGGAAGCAGTGGAGGTtcctctgggtgctgcagtggAGGATCCAGCTATGGAATGGGTGGAGGATATGGTGGTGGATCTTCAGGATCAAAGAGCATCATTGGAGGGGGAGGTAGTGGAGGTTCCTCTGGATACTGTGGTGGAGGATCTTCAGGCTACGGCATGGGAGGAGGGTACGGTGGTGGCTCTTCAGGATCAAAGACCATCATTGGAGGTGGAGGCAGTGGTGGATCCTCCGGATGCTGCGGTGGAGGATCCAGCTATGGCATGGGAGGAGGATACAGCGGTGGCTCCTCAGGCCAGACCATCATCATCAGCTCTGGAGGTGGCGGCGGAGGCTCCTCGCAGCAGAAATGTCCCATTGTCATCCCCAGCGTGGTGTCCCACCAGAGCAAGCAGAGCTCCTATTGGCCCTATGGCCAGCAGAAGTGAGAGCCCTGGCCAGCTCCAGTTCTGAGTCTCCTCCttgcctccagcctggctctgctgcctggtcCTTCCCAGCGTGTCCTCTCCTGCCCCTGTTCCCTGGACCCTCGTGTGAGATCTCCAGGGTTGCCCTGCTGTaccctgctcctggtgttggGGTGCCTTTGATAGTGTTCTGCCACTTTTTACACCCAATAAATGTTACAACTGCTCAAACCTGCCCTTTTTTTTGGGAGTTCATTTCTTTCTTGCACTACCAACCCGCACTTCGTGGTTTTGGGATGTGGAAATGTCTCTGATGAGATGTTTCGCCCCAAAGCCACCTGGTTTATTGTCCCAGAGGTTTTTCACTTTCGTTTTCTACCTGGGCTCTGTGAGGGAGGAACAGAAGACCCCAAAATTAGAAGGAACAACAGCACCAACACCCTTTGGTGCATGGTGCAGGGCTTCTGTGTCCTCTGAGGTGCCAGCACTCAATGCCACCTCCGTGGACCTGATGGGAGATGTGACCAGGCCCATCAGTCTCAGTCAGGAAGAGAAGGGATTGGGGATgacccacctgcagcaggtgggcAATAAAACATCCATgacagcatccacagctttgCCATCCTCCCCTTTCCTGCAGCAAGCTGAGGGAACaccctcaggctgtgccaggggaggctcagggtggaaccaggaggaatttcctcatggaaggATGGTCAGGCCTTGgatggggctgcccagggaggtttggagtcctcatccctggaggtgtccaagaaAGGACGGGAAGAGGcactcagtgccctgggctggctgacaaagcagggacaggcaggactcGATggtctgggagggcttttccaacctcagggATTCTGGAATTCCATGATCTGTACCCAGAGGGAAGCCTCACCTTCGAACCAGCCAACCCAGCCCGAGGTCAGGCCGGGGGGAATAAAACCAGCATCAAATccctcaggctgctccaaatCTCCCTCCCAGTCTCAAAaatccccctgtccccaggctttgcaccctgtcctggcagccccacagccccacgcATGGATttctgcccagggatggggttttGGCCAAAACTGGGACTTTTTGTCACCACGGCAGAACTTTCCGGAGCTGGTCcagcctccaggagctgctctgcgGCCCCGCTGCTTGTTCCAAACCAGAGGAAGGAggtgaaaaagaaggaagggagggatgtGGAGGCATAATCCTTCATTAAAGCGTaatccagccaggctgggtttAAGCATGGGGACATTCCCACCTCCGCAAATTCTGCCTTTTCTAAGCTCTCTTTGAGCACCCTTGCAAAATTCCCACTTCAGGCATCAATCACTTTGAACGAACTTCTGGCTCATGTGCAAATGTTTTCctcgggaaaaaaaaaaagttccccCTGGAGCCACCGGGGAGGGATCAGGCTGTCACCAGAGCTTTGGGAGCTGTTCCTCCCCACCGTCCCTGCTACACCCGCATCCCCACCCACCTCTCCCGGGGTTGGGGGCCGGAGGATTCCTGCgtagcccagggcaggggcGCAGGAACGGGCTCATTACTCAGAAGTGACAATTACGGCAGCGAAATGAGCGGTCTGAAGGGAGATACGGATCGGGAGTcaaagcaaacactgaaatCGCAGTTTGGTAAATAAATCCTTCTCATTCCCGAGGGTGTCTCACTTCCCTTACATGTTAAACGCCATATAAATGTTCCCGAGGCTGTTTAAGCTCCTCATTCAGTCGACTTTTACCTTCTAAATGTGTTTCCGATGGCTGAAGAGGGtaagtctctttttttttctgggattttatcCTTTCCTAGTCATGGGATGAGGCTGATCTGATACCTTGGCTCgtggtggcagcaggacccCCCTGCCTGAGCCAAATCCTCGGGATTTGGGAGGGCTCCAGCTCCGTTCTGGGTCCAATCCCTGCTGAGAAAGATGAAATCAAGGCACCAGAGCGGGATGCAGAGGGACGAGCAGGGTAAAAACCCAGATGGGTCGGCAGGTGGGGACTGCACAGCCTCTGTGGGTTTGAATGTGCGGGgcacatttttatattatttaataacAGCTGGACCTCAGACTGGCCACGAGCCTCTGTGGCTGAGCCAATCAGCTTCTATAAAAGAATTTTGGGGCTGCAGTAACAGAGCCAGGGTGGAAACTTTTATCCATTGCTCTTGCAACAACTGAGGAAGAGAAATGAAGATGATCCTCAGTAattttgcagctctgtggaCACGAAAATGAGTGAGGCAAACCAAGGCACTTCTTAGAGGGGAAAATAATACATTTCAGGTTTTATATTTCAGCTTTTGGATTCAGAACATATTTTAGCTTTTGGATTCTGTGGAATTAGAGGTAGAAAGAGGAAACCTATCCCAGGAAGACCCCAGATTTCCTTGGATTTGAAGagctggggcttggagcaacctggtctagcagAAGGCATCCTTGTCCATGGTAGGGGGTGGCAttggatgagttttaaggtcttttccaacccaaaccaccccacAATTCCGTGATCCTCTAACAGCTCAGTTTCAAAGCCTGGAACTGTCACATTGCCTGGCACCAGCACGAAGTGAAACAGTGCAAGTTTGGGGAtgtttccctttcctcttccagcTCTACCACTGGgagtgttttcctttcctcttccaatTTTACCACCAGggatgttttcctttcctcttccagctCTACCACTGGgagtgttttcctttcctcttccaatTTTACCACCAGGggtgttttcctttcctcttccagctCTACCACTATCTGCGGCGCAAATGGTCGCGGCAGAACCGGGGCTACAGCCGCGAGATCTCCCTGAGCCACCGCGGCTTCTGCTCGGGCGCCTTCACCAACCGCCACGGCCGCGCCTCCTTCTCGTGTGGCGGGGACAGTTCCGTCACCTACAGCCGGAGACCCTCGTCCTGCCCGCCCCTGCCAGCGCCAGCCCCCTACAGCATCTCAGGGAGGTTCTCGTGTGACACTGACGGGTCCCTCGTGGTCAGCAGTGGGGACCATGGGGTCATGTCTGGTTGGGACCCGGTGGTGAGGACGGTCCCTGTTTATGGCTCCGGAATGGGGATGGAGTACGGTGGTGAGGATGTGGGGTCGGCCATCAGCAGCGCGGGAGGAGGCGGAGGATCTGTTTACCACGGAGGGAATTCAGGAGTggtggagggagcaggggctgggtaTGGATATTCTGCACCCCTGAGTGACACCCTAAGCACGGGGAGGGTCTCTGAGGGATCGGGGTACTACGGAGGAGGGTATGGATATGGGACGTATGGAACGTACGGAACTGGGGTGTTGCCCGGGCCAGAGCTCGGCCCTGCGGGCGGGGGGTGCGCCCAGGTGGTGCAGCAGAAATGCCCCGTGGTCGTCCCCACCATCAAGAGCCAGCAGTGCAAGCAGAGCACCCACTGGCCACCCGTCCAGAAGAAGTGAGGGGCCCAGCAGCCTCTCCCACGTGCCAAAAGTGCCCCTGGATGCGCAGCAGTGGAATTTTCCCTCTCGACATCATTACATCACAGAGCTCTGCGTTCCTCAcgtggggctgtgctgacagcagtgccccaggagctgctggaaaaaggGGTTTGTGCTGTGGTGATGGGAAAAGGTTGttttctccatctcctctgGATCATGGGTcggaaaataaaatttcacagTCTGTGGGTAATTTCAATATTGGGATGATTTCTTTCATTACCATTTCACTCCTCCACTCAAAATGCAAATAGATCCTCAAGGAATCTCAAAGGATTCACAAAGGACCTTTTCCGTGTGTATTTTACACccaatttaaatgtaaatttattaATACAATTAAAATACATCACTTTCAACCGCCAGAGAAGTTCAGGTTGTGCCAGACTCTTCCCAGTGGTGCCCAATGACAGGACAAGGATAAACCAAACCCCAGTTCCACCTCAGTAGGGGGGAGAATTTATTTCCACGgagaaggcagaggaaggagtgGGGTGTCCCCTTCCAGAGACATTCCAACCCCACCTGGAAGATCTCAGGAGAGATCTCCTGCTTCCTCAGGAGATCTCCCTCCCAACCCCAACTACTCCAGAATTTTGGCATTCTGTTCTTAATTCTGGGACTCTGGCTctttctggagctgctcttcccaCCCCCATGAAGCCCCCACGAGCCTCATTGGGGAGATCTGCCAATCTCCCGGGGAATTTCCGACTGATTATTATTTACAGCGTGACCTGGCAGTGAAAGGTTGTTTACCCGGCTCCTGCCCCGATGGCGAAACCCCGAGCACGTAGAACCTCGTGCATGAGGCAACTCCGAGGAGCTCCTTGGCTTCCTCCCCATAACCTGCTCATGgcggtttttttttttttgataggaTCAGGCCCTAAATTAGGCACGGGGAGAGGACGGTTCCAGTGCTGGCTGGGACGTGGGGTTTGCCCAACTTTTAATCTTCTCTTGTTTGACTCATCCAAATACTTAttaggaaggggaaaaaaaaaaacacccgTAGATTTGGGTCCATTTAAAAGTTAGACATAAAATCACATTGCTTGTTTTTTACCTTTCTGCTTTTACCAACCTGGGGGGATTTTGACTTTTTCAACTCAATAAAAATCCGGAAAACTTTGCCCTGAAACACCAAAGACCCAAATCCTCTTAGCTCTAAACCCGTGTTTGATACCACAGGATCCTTCACGTGTAAAGTGTCATAAGATCATCATGTGGGGACATTATGCAAGATTTTGCCACCAGCCCTATTAAATTCCATTCTAAAATTAGGCAGCGTTATCATTTATTcgcttttatttctatttctgaaatCTACCActtcattattatttctgtgggtttccttccttcatta carries:
- the LOC118695987 gene encoding uncharacterized protein LOC118695987 encodes the protein MCSRQSSGGCHGMSSQSSGCHSSSSYQSEGSSCCGGGGGKVIISSGGGGGGSCCSGGSSGYGMGGGYCGGSSGSKSIIGGGSSGGYSGCGMGGGYGGGSSGSKSIIVGGGSGGSSGCCSGGSSSYGMGGGYGGSSGSKSIIVGGGSGGSSGCCSGGSSSYGMGGGYGGGSSGSKSIIGGGSSGGSSGCCSGGSSYGMGGGYGGSSGSKSIIGGGSSGGSSGWCSGGSSYGMGGGYSGGSSGSKTIIVGGGSGGSSGYCGGGSSGYGMGGECGGVSSGTKIIMGEGSSGGSSGCCSGGSSYGMGGGYGGGSSGSKSIIGGGGSGGSSGYCGGGSSGYGMGGGYGGGSSGSKTIIGGGGSGGSSGCCGGGSSYGMGGGYSGGSSGQTIIISSGGGGGGSSQQKCPIVIPSVVSHQSKQSSYWPYGQQK